Proteins encoded in a region of the Mycobacterium branderi genome:
- a CDS encoding CTP synthase, whose translation MRKHPQTATKHLFVSGGVVSSLGKGLTASSLGQLLTARGLQVTMQKLDPYLNVDPGTMNPFQHGEVFVTEDGAETDLDVGHYERFLDRDLSGSANVTTGQVYSSVIAKERRGEYLGDTVQVIPHITDEIKRRILAMAEPDADGNRPDVVITEIGGTVGDIESQPFLEAARQVRHDLGRENVFFLHVSLVPYLAPSGELKTKPTQHSVAALRSIGITPDALILRCDRDVPEPLKNKIALMCDVDIDGVISTPDAPSIYDIPKVLHREELDAYVVRRLNLPFRDVDWTEWDDLLRRVHEPQETVRIALVGKYIDLSDAYLSVSEALRAGGFKHHARVEMRWVASDDCETTSGAAAALGDVDGVLIPGGFGIRGIEGKIGAISYARSRGLPVLGLCLGLQCIVIEAARSVGLSQANSAEFDPATPDPVISTMADQQDIVAGEADLGGTMRLGSYPAVLEPDSIVAQAYQSTQVSERHRHRYEVNNAYREKIAESGLRFSGTSPDGHLVEFVEYPAEIHPFVVGTQAHPELKSRPTRPHPLFVAFVGAALDYKAAERLPVEIPEHRANGNEHRDGVSAPLAEPVTRG comes from the coding sequence TTGCGTAAGCATCCGCAAACCGCCACCAAGCACCTCTTCGTCAGCGGCGGCGTCGTTTCCTCGCTGGGCAAAGGGCTGACCGCCAGCAGCCTCGGGCAGCTGTTGACCGCGCGCGGGTTGCAGGTGACCATGCAAAAGCTCGACCCGTACCTCAACGTCGACCCGGGCACGATGAACCCCTTCCAGCACGGCGAGGTTTTCGTCACCGAGGACGGCGCCGAGACCGACCTCGACGTCGGCCACTACGAGCGGTTCCTCGACCGCGACCTGTCCGGTTCGGCGAATGTCACTACCGGACAGGTGTATTCGTCGGTGATCGCCAAAGAACGCCGGGGCGAATACCTGGGCGACACCGTCCAAGTGATTCCTCACATCACCGACGAGATCAAGCGGCGGATCCTGGCGATGGCCGAGCCGGACGCCGACGGCAACCGCCCGGACGTCGTGATCACCGAAATCGGCGGCACGGTAGGCGATATCGAGTCTCAGCCATTCCTGGAGGCGGCACGCCAGGTGCGCCATGATCTCGGCCGGGAGAACGTCTTTTTCCTGCACGTGTCTTTGGTGCCCTACCTGGCGCCGTCGGGCGAATTGAAAACCAAACCGACCCAGCACTCGGTGGCGGCGCTGCGCAGCATCGGTATCACACCCGATGCGTTGATCCTTCGCTGTGACCGCGACGTTCCCGAACCGCTGAAGAACAAGATCGCGCTGATGTGTGACGTCGACATCGACGGCGTCATCTCCACTCCCGACGCGCCCTCCATCTACGACATCCCCAAGGTGCTGCACCGCGAGGAGCTCGACGCGTACGTGGTGCGCCGGCTCAACCTGCCGTTCCGCGACGTCGACTGGACCGAATGGGACGACCTGTTGCGCCGGGTGCACGAGCCGCAGGAGACGGTGCGAATCGCCTTGGTGGGCAAGTACATTGACCTTTCCGATGCGTACCTGTCGGTCAGCGAAGCGCTGCGCGCCGGCGGGTTCAAGCATCACGCGCGGGTCGAGATGCGCTGGGTAGCGTCCGATGACTGCGAAACCACGAGCGGTGCGGCGGCCGCATTGGGCGACGTGGACGGCGTACTGATCCCCGGCGGGTTCGGGATCCGCGGCATCGAGGGCAAGATCGGCGCCATCAGTTACGCGCGGTCGCGTGGGCTGCCGGTACTGGGACTGTGTCTTGGCTTGCAGTGCATCGTGATCGAAGCTGCTCGTTCTGTCGGCCTGAGCCAGGCCAATTCTGCGGAGTTCGACCCGGCCACGCCGGATCCCGTCATCTCCACGATGGCCGATCAGCAGGACATTGTCGCGGGCGAGGCGGATCTCGGCGGCACCATGCGGCTCGGCTCCTACCCGGCGGTGCTGGAGCCGGATTCCATTGTCGCGCAGGCATATCAGTCGACACAGGTGAGCGAGCGACACCGGCACCGCTACGAAGTCAACAACGCCTACCGCGAGAAGATCGCCGAAAGCGGGCTGAGGTTTTCCGGCACGTCACCCGACGGTCATCTGGTGGAGTTCGTCGAATATCCCGCCGAGATACACCCGTTCGTCGTCGGAACCCAAGCGCATCCCGAACTGAAGAGCCGGCCCA
- a CDS encoding copper transporter encodes MISLRQHAISLAAVFLALAVGVVLGSGVLSDTLLSGLREEKRDLHSQIDSLNDQKNVLNEKLTAANAFDAQMAGRIVHDALSGKSVVVFRTPDAHDDDVDALSKVIGQAGGAVTGTVSLTQEFVDANSAEKLRSVVNSSIVPAGAQLSTRLVDQGSQAGDLLGIALLLNRDPAVPPVDDTQRDTVLAALRDTGFIAYRDQHIGASNAALVITGGGLGDDAGNQGATVARFAAALAPHGSGVVLAGRDGSSVGTAAVAVARADAGVASAISTVDDVDAEPGRITAILGLADLVNGGHTGQYGIGHGAGALTVAQ; translated from the coding sequence GTGATTTCCCTACGGCAGCATGCGATTTCGCTGGCCGCGGTGTTCCTTGCGCTGGCGGTCGGAGTCGTCCTGGGCTCGGGCGTGCTGTCGGACACGCTGCTGTCGGGACTGCGCGAGGAGAAGCGGGATCTGCACTCCCAGATTGACTCGCTGAACGACCAGAAGAACGTCTTGAATGAAAAGCTCACCGCGGCAAACGCTTTCGACGCACAGATGGCGGGACGGATTGTTCACGACGCGCTGAGCGGCAAATCCGTCGTCGTCTTCCGCACCCCCGACGCACACGACGACGACGTCGACGCGCTGTCGAAGGTCATCGGTCAGGCCGGGGGCGCGGTCACCGGCACGGTGTCGCTGACACAGGAGTTCGTCGACGCCAACTCAGCGGAGAAACTGCGGTCGGTGGTGAACTCGTCGATCGTGCCGGCGGGCGCCCAGTTGAGTACCAGGCTGGTGGACCAGGGCTCGCAGGCCGGCGACCTGCTGGGTATCGCCTTGCTGCTCAACCGGGATCCGGCGGTTCCGCCCGTCGACGACACCCAGCGCGACACCGTGCTGGCGGCGCTGCGCGACACCGGATTTATCGCCTACCGCGACCAGCACATCGGGGCATCCAACGCCGCGCTGGTGATCACCGGCGGTGGCCTCGGCGACGACGCCGGCAACCAGGGCGCCACCGTGGCACGGTTCGCCGCGGCGCTGGCCCCGCACGGTTCGGGCGTGGTGCTGGCCGGGCGCGACGGGTCGTCGGTCGGAACGGCCGCGGTGGCGGTGGCCCGCGCCGACGCCGGCGTCGCCTCGGCGATCAGCACCGTCGACGACGTGGACGCCGAACCCGGGCGAATCACCGCCATCCTGGGGCTGGCCGACCTGGTCAACGGCGGACACACCGGCCAGTACGGCATCGGTCACGGCGCCGGGGCCCTCACCGTCGCGCAGTAG
- the steA gene encoding putative cytokinetic ring protein SteA, whose protein sequence is MKMSALLSRNTERPGVVGTARVDRDIDRLLRRVCPGDIVVLDVLDLDRITADALVDAEIAAVVNASPSVSGRYPNQGPEVLVANGVTLIDETGPEVFKKVKDGAKIRLYNGGVYSGDRRLVRGTERTDHEIADLMQEAKSGLVAHLEAFAGNTIEFIRSESPLLIDGIGIPDVDVDLRRRHVVLVGDEPHAEEDLKRLKPFIKEYQPVLIGVGTGADVVRKAGYRPQIIVGDPSQMSVDVLKCGAQVVLPADADGHAPGLERIQDLGVGAMTFPAAGSPMDLALLLADHHGAALLVTAGHTANIETFFDRTRQQSNPSTFLTRLRVGEKLVDAKAVATLYRNRISAGAIAFLVLAMLIAVSIMLWVSRTDALVMHWVVEYWNRFSLWVQGWVR, encoded by the coding sequence ATGAAGATGTCAGCGCTTTTGTCCCGTAACACCGAGCGGCCGGGTGTCGTCGGCACCGCCCGAGTCGACCGCGACATCGACCGGCTGCTGCGACGCGTATGCCCCGGCGACATCGTGGTGCTCGACGTGTTGGATCTGGACCGGATCACCGCCGACGCGCTCGTCGACGCCGAGATCGCGGCCGTCGTCAACGCGTCCCCCTCGGTGTCGGGGCGCTACCCCAATCAGGGTCCAGAGGTGTTGGTGGCAAACGGTGTCACGCTGATCGACGAGACGGGACCCGAGGTCTTCAAGAAGGTCAAGGACGGCGCGAAGATCCGGCTGTACAACGGCGGGGTTTACTCCGGCGATCGGCGGCTGGTCCGGGGCACGGAGCGCACCGACCACGAGATCGCCGACCTGATGCAGGAGGCCAAGAGCGGGTTGGTGGCACACCTGGAAGCTTTCGCGGGCAACACGATTGAGTTCATCCGTAGTGAAAGCCCGCTGCTGATCGACGGAATCGGCATCCCCGACGTCGACGTCGACCTGCGCCGCCGGCACGTCGTGTTAGTCGGCGACGAGCCGCACGCCGAGGAGGACCTCAAGCGCCTCAAGCCGTTCATCAAGGAATACCAACCCGTGCTGATCGGCGTCGGCACCGGCGCCGACGTGGTGCGCAAGGCGGGTTATCGCCCACAGATCATCGTCGGCGACCCGAGCCAAATGAGCGTCGACGTTCTCAAATGTGGCGCGCAGGTGGTGTTGCCGGCCGACGCCGACGGCCACGCGCCCGGCCTGGAGCGCATCCAGGACCTCGGTGTCGGCGCAATGACGTTCCCGGCTGCCGGTTCCCCCATGGACCTGGCGCTGCTCTTGGCCGACCATCACGGTGCTGCGTTGCTGGTGACCGCGGGGCATACCGCCAATATCGAGACTTTCTTCGACCGGACCCGCCAGCAGAGCAACCCGTCGACGTTTTTGACCCGGCTGCGGGTAGGAGAAAAGCTGGTGGACGCCAAGGCCGTTGCCACCTTGTACCGCAACCGGATTTCGGCCGGTGCCATCGCATTCCTGGTGCTGGCGATGCTGATCGCGGTCAGCATCATGCTGTGGGTCTCACGTACTGATGCCCTCGTGATGCACTGGGTGGTCGAGTATTGGAACCGATTCTCGCTCTGGGTCCAGGGCTGGGTCCGCTAG
- the recN gene encoding DNA repair protein RecN, whose translation MLTEIRIESLGAISVATAEFDRGLTVLTGETGTGKTMVVTGLHLLGGARADATRVRSGAGRAVVEGRFSTVDLDEAAASRIDEILDAAGAERDEDGSVIALRSVSRDGPSRAYLGGRSVPAKSLSGFTAELLTLHGQNDQLRLMRPDEQRAALDRFADVGARLERYRKLRDAWLSARRDLIDRTDRARELAQEADRLKFALHEIDTVDPAPGEDDALIDDIRRLSELDALREAAAGARAALSGAAEDTAESGPASASDCLARAKAALESTDDTTLHELAAQLEEALTVVSDAARELGAYLDALPADASALDTKLARQAELRTLTRKYAADIDGVLAWARESRERLAHLDVSEEALTGLQRRVDELAVQLADAAADLSKARGQAAKRLAKAVTAELSGLAMGDAEFTITVTTLSAGDDDPAALTLSSGARVHAGGDGTDQVEFGFAAHRGMTVLPLSKSASGGELSRVMLALEVVLATSRKQTAGTTMVFDEVDAGVGGRAAVQIGRRLARLARSQQVIVVTHLPQVAAYADVHLMVDSTGRDGASGVRRLDGDERVAELARMLAGLGESDSGRAHARELLDAAQCDRIAT comes from the coding sequence GTGCTGACCGAAATACGGATCGAGTCGCTCGGCGCCATCAGCGTCGCGACGGCCGAGTTCGACCGCGGCCTGACGGTGCTGACCGGCGAAACGGGCACCGGAAAGACCATGGTGGTCACCGGGCTGCACTTGCTGGGCGGCGCACGCGCCGACGCGACCCGGGTGCGTTCCGGGGCCGGCCGGGCCGTCGTCGAAGGTCGTTTCAGCACAGTCGATCTCGACGAGGCCGCGGCGTCACGCATCGACGAGATTCTCGACGCAGCCGGGGCGGAGCGCGACGAGGACGGCAGCGTGATCGCGCTGCGTTCGGTCAGCCGCGACGGGCCGTCACGCGCCTACCTCGGCGGCCGCAGCGTGCCGGCCAAGTCGCTGAGCGGTTTCACGGCGGAATTGCTTACCCTGCATGGGCAAAACGATCAGCTGCGCCTGATGCGGCCCGACGAGCAGCGCGCTGCGCTCGACCGGTTCGCAGACGTCGGTGCGCGGCTGGAGCGATACCGCAAACTGCGCGACGCGTGGCTGTCGGCGCGGCGCGACCTCATCGACCGCACCGACCGGGCGCGCGAATTGGCGCAGGAGGCCGATCGGCTGAAATTCGCTCTGCACGAGATCGACACGGTGGACCCGGCGCCCGGTGAGGACGACGCGCTGATCGACGACATTCGCCGGCTCTCCGAACTGGATGCGTTGCGTGAGGCGGCCGCCGGCGCCCGTGCGGCGTTGTCGGGAGCGGCCGAGGACACCGCGGAATCCGGGCCCGCCTCGGCGTCCGACTGCCTGGCCCGGGCCAAGGCGGCCTTGGAGTCGACCGACGACACGACGCTGCACGAGCTGGCCGCTCAACTCGAGGAGGCGCTGACGGTGGTCTCCGATGCGGCTCGCGAGCTGGGCGCATACCTGGATGCGCTGCCCGCCGATGCCAGCGCATTGGACACCAAGCTCGCCCGACAGGCCGAGTTGCGCACGCTGACCCGCAAATACGCCGCCGATATCGACGGGGTGCTGGCGTGGGCCCGCGAATCGCGAGAGCGGCTGGCCCACTTGGACGTTTCCGAAGAGGCGTTGACCGGACTGCAGCGCCGCGTCGATGAATTGGCGGTCCAATTAGCCGACGCCGCAGCCGATCTCAGCAAGGCTCGCGGCCAAGCGGCCAAGCGACTGGCCAAAGCGGTCACCGCCGAACTGTCGGGCCTGGCGATGGGCGACGCCGAGTTCACGATCACCGTGACAACCCTGTCCGCCGGTGACGACGACCCCGCGGCGCTGACGCTCTCCTCGGGAGCGCGCGTGCATGCCGGCGGGGACGGCACCGACCAGGTCGAGTTCGGCTTCGCCGCACACCGCGGCATGACGGTGCTGCCGTTGTCCAAAAGCGCGTCCGGCGGCGAGCTGTCCCGGGTGATGCTGGCCTTGGAGGTTGTGCTGGCGACATCGCGAAAACAGACCGCGGGCACCACGATGGTGTTCGACGAGGTCGACGCCGGCGTCGGTGGCCGGGCGGCGGTGCAGATCGGTCGCCGGCTGGCGCGGTTGGCCCGCAGCCAGCAGGTGATCGTCGTGACGCATTTGCCGCAGGTGGCCGCCTACGCCGACGTGCACCTGATGGTGGACAGCACCGGGCGGGACGGCGCCAGCGGCGTACGGCGCCTCGACGGCGACGAGCGGGTGGCCGAACTGGCCAGGATGCTGGCCGGGCTCGGTGAGTCCGACAGCGGGCGCGCCCACGCCCGCGAACTGCTCGACGCCGCGCAATGTGACCGGATCGCAACCTGA
- a CDS encoding NAD kinase: MTKERTVLLVVHTGREEATETARRVEKVLGDNGIGLRMLSAEAVDRGSLHLAPDDMRALGVDIDVVDADPHAADGCELVIVLGGDGTFLRAAELARNASIPVLGVNLGRIGFLAEAEAEHIDTALEHVIARTYRVEERLTLDVAVRVEGRVIDRGWALNDASLEKGPRLGVLGVVVEVDGRPVSTFGCDGVLVSTPTGSTAYAFSAGGPVLWPDLEAILVVPNNAHALFARPMVTSPEATVAIEVEAGGHDALVFCDGRREMLVPAGGRLEVTRCETAVKWARLDSAPFTDRLVRKFRLPVTGWRGQ; this comes from the coding sequence ATGACCAAGGAACGCACGGTCCTGCTGGTGGTGCACACCGGCCGCGAGGAGGCCACCGAGACTGCACGTCGCGTCGAGAAAGTGCTGGGCGACAACGGTATTGGGCTGCGCATGCTGTCGGCCGAAGCGGTCGACCGGGGATCGCTGCACCTGGCGCCCGACGACATGCGGGCGTTGGGCGTCGACATCGATGTGGTCGACGCCGATCCGCACGCCGCCGACGGCTGCGAACTGGTGATCGTGCTCGGCGGCGACGGCACCTTCTTGCGGGCAGCCGAGCTGGCACGCAACGCGAGCATTCCGGTGTTGGGCGTAAACCTGGGCCGCATCGGCTTTTTGGCCGAAGCGGAGGCGGAGCACATCGACACCGCACTCGAGCATGTCATCGCCCGCACGTACCGGGTGGAGGAGCGGCTGACGCTGGACGTCGCGGTGCGCGTCGAAGGCCGGGTCATCGATCGCGGATGGGCGCTCAACGACGCCAGCCTGGAGAAGGGCCCACGTCTCGGGGTGCTCGGGGTGGTCGTCGAGGTCGACGGTCGGCCGGTGTCAACGTTCGGGTGTGACGGGGTGCTGGTGTCGACGCCGACGGGATCCACCGCCTACGCATTCTCCGCCGGCGGGCCGGTGCTGTGGCCGGACCTGGAGGCAATCCTGGTGGTGCCCAACAACGCTCACGCGCTGTTCGCCAGGCCGATGGTCACCAGCCCGGAGGCTACCGTCGCCATCGAAGTCGAGGCGGGCGGGCACGACGCGCTGGTGTTCTGCGACGGCCGCCGCGAAATGTTGGTGCCCGCGGGCGGACGGCTCGAGGTGACGAGATGTGAGACGGCGGTGAAATGGGCGCGGTTGGACAGTGCGCCGTTCACCGACCGTTTGGTGCGAAAGTTCCGGCTGCCGGTCACCGGCTGGCGCGGGCAATAA
- a CDS encoding TlyA family RNA methyltransferase: MPRRARVDVELVRRGLARSRQQAAELIGAGKVSIDGMPAVKPATAVAVTATLRVAGDADHSWVSRGAHKLIGALDIFGISVEGRRCLDAGASTGGFTQVLLDRGACEVIAVDVGYGQLAWSLRSDPRVVVVERTNVRDLSPSSIGGPVEVIVADLSFISLTTVLPALAECASSDADIVPMVKPQFEVGKGQVGAGGVVRDPVLRADAVLCVARSAENLGWHTVGVTASPLPGPSGNVEYFLWLRTDQGLCGDALVQAVRSAVNEGPQ, from the coding sequence GTGCCACGGCGTGCCCGTGTTGACGTCGAACTGGTTCGGCGCGGGCTGGCGCGATCTCGCCAGCAGGCCGCCGAACTGATCGGCGCCGGCAAGGTGAGCATCGACGGCATGCCGGCGGTCAAACCCGCCACCGCGGTCGCGGTCACCGCGACCCTGCGCGTCGCCGGCGATGCAGACCACAGCTGGGTGTCGCGTGGCGCCCACAAGCTCATCGGCGCACTCGACATCTTCGGCATCAGCGTCGAAGGCCGTCGCTGTCTGGACGCCGGCGCGTCAACCGGTGGATTCACTCAAGTGCTGCTGGACCGCGGAGCTTGTGAAGTGATCGCCGTCGATGTCGGCTACGGTCAGCTGGCGTGGTCGCTGCGCTCGGATCCACGGGTCGTCGTCGTCGAGCGAACCAATGTCCGGGATTTGTCGCCGTCGAGTATCGGCGGCCCGGTCGAGGTGATAGTGGCTGACCTGTCGTTCATCTCGCTGACCACCGTGTTGCCTGCGCTGGCTGAATGCGCGTCGTCCGACGCCGATATCGTTCCCATGGTGAAGCCGCAGTTCGAGGTGGGCAAAGGCCAGGTGGGCGCCGGCGGTGTGGTGCGCGATCCCGTACTGCGCGCCGACGCCGTGCTCTGTGTGGCGCGAAGCGCCGAAAACCTGGGCTGGCACACCGTCGGCGTCACCGCCAGCCCGCTACCGGGTCCGTCGGGCAACGTCGAATACTTCCTGTGGCTGCGCACCGATCAAGGCTTGTGCGGTGACGCATTGGTGCAGGCCGTCCGCAGTGCTGTGAACGAAGGTCCGCAATGA
- a CDS encoding HAD-IIA family hydrolase, whose translation MGTLAQEYDCLLLDLDGTVFRGHQLTEGAAESLDKAPGRKLFITNNASRSADEVAAHLRDLGLDATGDAVVTSAQTAAHVLAGQLSPDSRVLIVGTESLANEIAAVGLRPVRLSQDKPDAVVQGHSPQTCWTDLAEAALAIRAGALWVAANVDPTLPSERGLLPGNGSMVAALKTATDAEPQIAGKPSPALIKDALARGDFRAPLVVGDRLDTDIAGANAAGLPSIMVLTGVNSARDAVHAIPAQRPTHIGHDLRSLHQDTDMLEVAPQRAWHVEFRDGTVRVTTRGDDEDSDGLSVVRAVASAVWQAPAGDGPVTVEPGDDAARDALQRWSLV comes from the coding sequence GTGGGAACGCTTGCGCAGGAATATGATTGCCTGCTTCTGGATCTCGACGGCACGGTGTTTCGCGGTCACCAACTCACCGAGGGCGCGGCGGAGTCGCTGGACAAGGCGCCCGGCCGCAAGCTGTTCATCACCAACAATGCCTCCCGTAGCGCGGACGAGGTGGCGGCCCATCTGCGCGACCTGGGCCTGGACGCCACCGGCGACGCCGTCGTCACCAGCGCGCAGACCGCCGCCCATGTGCTCGCCGGCCAGCTGTCCCCCGACTCGCGGGTGCTGATCGTCGGCACCGAGTCGCTGGCCAACGAGATCGCCGCGGTCGGCTTGCGGCCGGTGCGGCTCTCGCAGGACAAACCCGACGCCGTCGTGCAAGGCCATTCGCCGCAAACCTGTTGGACCGACCTGGCCGAGGCCGCATTGGCCATCAGGGCCGGGGCGCTGTGGGTGGCGGCGAACGTCGATCCCACCCTGCCGTCGGAGCGCGGACTGCTGCCCGGCAACGGGTCTATGGTGGCCGCGCTGAAAACCGCTACCGACGCCGAACCGCAAATAGCCGGCAAACCGTCGCCCGCCTTGATCAAGGATGCGTTGGCGCGCGGCGACTTTCGCGCACCGCTGGTGGTCGGCGACCGGTTGGACACGGATATCGCCGGCGCCAATGCGGCGGGGCTGCCCAGCATCATGGTGCTCACCGGGGTCAACTCCGCGCGTGATGCGGTGCACGCCATACCGGCACAACGGCCCACTCATATCGGACACGATCTGCGCTCCCTGCACCAGGACACCGACATGCTTGAGGTTGCGCCGCAGCGAGCCTGGCATGTCGAGTTCCGCGACGGAACGGTGAGAGTCACCACCCGCGGAGACGACGAGGACAGCGACGGCCTGTCGGTGGTTCGCGCCGTCGCCAGCGCGGTGTGGCAAGCGCCCGCCGGCGATGGTCCCGTCACTGTCGAGCCCGGTGACGACGCGGCCCGCGACGCCCTGCAGCGCTGGTCTCTGGTGTAA
- the tyrS gene encoding tyrosine--tRNA ligase: MGTILDELSWRGLIAQSTDPDALAAAVAQGPITLYAGFDPTAPSLHAGHLVPLLALRRFQRAGHRPIVLAGGATGLIGDPRDSGERVLNAAETVLDWTDRIRGQLERFVDFDDSPTGAIVENNLEWTSGMSAIELLRDIGKHFSVNVMLDRDTIRRRLEGEGISYTEFSYMLLQANDYVELYRRHNCVLQIGGSDQWGNIVAGVRLVRQKLGASVHALTVPLVTSADGTKFGKSTGGGNVWLDPELTTPYAWYQYFVNTADSDVIRYLRWFTFLSADELAELEQATVDRPQERAAQRRLARELTTLVHGETATEAVEHASRALFGRGELARLDEATLTAALRETPVAELKPGAPDGIVDLLVASGLCASKGAARRTIAEGGVAVNNTKIGDEDWAPQPTDFLHGRWLVLRRGKRNIAGVERVD; this comes from the coding sequence ATGGGCACGATCCTCGACGAGCTGAGCTGGCGCGGGCTGATTGCGCAGTCCACCGACCCCGACGCGCTGGCCGCCGCCGTCGCCCAAGGACCTATCACCCTCTACGCGGGGTTTGACCCCACCGCACCGAGCCTGCACGCCGGACACCTGGTGCCGCTCTTGGCGCTGCGCCGCTTCCAGCGCGCGGGGCACCGGCCGATCGTGCTCGCCGGCGGCGCCACCGGCCTGATCGGCGATCCGCGAGACAGCGGCGAGCGCGTGCTCAACGCCGCGGAGACGGTCTTGGACTGGACGGACCGGATCCGCGGCCAGCTGGAACGGTTCGTCGACTTCGACGATTCACCGACCGGCGCGATCGTCGAAAACAACCTCGAGTGGACCAGCGGCATGTCGGCGATCGAGCTTCTGCGCGACATCGGAAAACACTTCTCGGTCAACGTGATGCTCGACCGCGACACCATCCGGCGCCGCCTCGAGGGCGAGGGCATCTCCTACACCGAATTCAGCTACATGCTCTTGCAGGCCAACGACTACGTGGAGCTATACCGGCGCCATAACTGCGTGCTGCAGATCGGGGGGTCGGACCAGTGGGGCAACATCGTCGCCGGGGTCCGCTTGGTGCGCCAAAAGCTCGGTGCGAGCGTGCATGCGCTGACGGTCCCGCTGGTGACCTCCGCCGACGGCACGAAGTTCGGGAAGTCCACTGGCGGCGGCAACGTGTGGCTGGATCCGGAGCTGACGACGCCGTACGCCTGGTACCAGTACTTCGTCAACACCGCCGACTCCGACGTCATCCGGTACCTGCGCTGGTTCACTTTCCTGTCCGCCGACGAGCTGGCCGAGCTGGAGCAGGCGACCGTCGACCGGCCGCAGGAGCGGGCCGCGCAACGGCGGCTGGCCCGCGAGCTCACCACGCTCGTGCACGGCGAGACGGCCACCGAGGCCGTCGAACATGCCAGCCGGGCGTTGTTCGGCCGCGGCGAGCTAGCGCGCCTGGACGAGGCCACGCTGACCGCCGCGTTGCGGGAAACCCCGGTCGCGGAGCTGAAGCCCGGCGCGCCGGATGGGATTGTCGACCTGCTGGTGGCCAGCGGCCTGTGCGCGAGCAAGGGCGCCGCACGGCGCACGATCGCCGAGGGCGGGGTGGCGGTCAACAACACCAAGATCGGCGACGAGGACTGGGCGCCACAGCCAACCGACTTCCTGCACGGGCGGTGGCTGGTGCTGCGCCGGGGCAAGCGGAACATCGCCGGCGTCGAGCGCGTTGACTGA
- a CDS encoding DNA-3-methyladenine glycosylase, producing MSADELAGDPLSAARRLLGATLTGRGVSAMIVEVEAYGGVPDGPWPDAAAHSYRGISGRNAVMFGPPGRLYTYRSHGIHVCANVACGPDGTAAAVLLRAGAIQSGIDVARSRRGDAARTFALARGPGNLCSALGITMDDNGIDLFDPNSPVRLELNDVVAGVAGPRVGISVAADRPWRLWLQGRPEVSAYRRSPRAPAPGASD from the coding sequence GTGAGCGCTGACGAACTAGCCGGCGACCCGCTGTCGGCCGCGCGGCGGCTGCTGGGCGCCACCCTGACCGGTCGCGGCGTCAGCGCGATGATCGTCGAGGTCGAGGCCTATGGCGGGGTTCCGGACGGCCCATGGCCGGACGCTGCGGCGCACTCATATCGCGGGATCAGCGGCCGCAACGCGGTGATGTTCGGGCCGCCCGGTCGGCTCTACACCTACCGCAGCCACGGCATTCACGTGTGTGCCAACGTGGCCTGCGGTCCCGATGGCACAGCGGCCGCCGTCCTGCTGCGCGCCGGTGCCATCCAAAGCGGCATCGACGTCGCCCGCTCGCGGCGAGGCGACGCGGCGCGGACCTTTGCGCTGGCCCGTGGGCCGGGGAATCTGTGCTCGGCGCTGGGAATCACGATGGACGACAACGGGATCGACCTGTTCGACCCGAACAGCCCGGTGCGGCTCGAGCTCAACGACGTCGTTGCGGGGGTCGCGGGTCCACGGGTAGGGATCAGCGTCGCGGCCGACCGGCCATGGCGGTTGTGGCTGCAGGGCCGGCCGGAGGTCTCGGCCTACCGGCGCAGCCCCCGAGCACCCGCCCCAGGGGCCAGCGATTAG